Sequence from the Microplitis demolitor isolate Queensland-Clemson2020A chromosome 2, iyMicDemo2.1a, whole genome shotgun sequence genome:
ATCTCGTGGCTTTTGGAAACTGGCTGCATCACTCGCAATTGTCTCCGCTGAAGATCTGGCTTCACTTGCTTGGGAACAGTGATCAGTTCTACTTCCTTCTCGGCAACGACTGGTTGAGGCATCCGAACCATCTTCTTCTTGGGCACCATTTTTGTCTTTATGTTGACACTAATGGTCGTTTTAACGCGTTGAACGTTCACTGgacgaaagtttaaattaccGTCCAGTCCACATGTTGGCAAAGAAGTGTTGGATGGAGTCACTTCGCTGGATTCTTCAATTTTAGGTTTTTTGTATTGAGCATCATGCTCAACATCAAAAATATCGGCGCACCGTTTGAATCCAGTTGCAGATTGTGGGCTTGACGACACTAAACACTTCACATCACTCATGATGattcaattatgaaaatttggagTTTGAAATTATAGTTATACCCAGAGACAACTTGGCTAGAGTTTGAAACTCAatgatgttgaaattttaaggaCCGACGTGTAAATGCACTGCAATATTTCAGGGAGGGGATTTTGTATCCAATGGGACATTTGCACCGTAACATCAGTAATTAGATCTTTATGGTAAGGGTCAATGGCTACTTTACATCGTTCATTACTTTCCCATTtagacttattttaatattaatcctaAGGATTTGTGCGGATAAGGTAAGGGAATATCCGGCGACATAATTATACCTGTGTATGTCTGCTGCTTTctctaggaaaaaaaaacattttatttaggtACGGGTATAGAATATTTCGagtaatgacatttttaaagCATTAAATATTCGATACATTGTTTATACGATATTACCTATTGACCAAAATACATGTATACTTATACACAGCACCCTTATAAATAACTTGAGTACTTTACTTGTCTGGCGTCTATAATGAATAATTGGTAACAAAGTTAGCTTTaaaacgtgtgtgtgtgtgtgtgtgtgtgtgtgtgtgtgtgtgtgtgtgtgtatgtatgtaaactctttgtaacttttagaCTAATGAATTGATTTGGATGGTCgtggtggcaatcgaaagagcttgttggccatcaacttttctgaaaatttcagattatttgatcgaatagactcgaaaatatttgcgaattacgaaaaaaaaatttttttttagttttttattgatttctcaaaaacgactaatACGATctacttcaaaatctaatc
This genomic interval carries:
- the LOC128669041 gene encoding histone H2B-like — its product is MSDVKCLVSSSPQSATGFKRCADIFDVEHDAQYKKPKIEESSEVTPSNTSLPTCGLDGNLNFRPVNVQRVKTTISVNIKTKMVPKKKMVRMPQPVVAEKEVELITVPKQVKPDLQRRQLRVMQPVSKSHEMSGLCSIIFVNDIFERIAAEASRLAHYNKRFTITSREIQTAVRLLLPDELAKHAVREGTKAVTKYTSSK